The following is a genomic window from Chloroflexota bacterium.
CGAGAGGTGTGAGCTAGGCGGTGCGTGACGTCAGCAGACGGTGCGGCCTAGCAAGGCCACCGAGAGGTGTGAGCTAGCTAGGCGGTCCGGGAGGACTTCGAAGGGCGGCATTTGACCCCTGTTTTTTCAAGGTGCGTAACTCCAAAAAACAATGCGATCTGTCATTGTGAGATGCGATTTTCGAAAACTCAATCGACCGTTGTCGTTGTTTTCATCGGGCCCACGTAAAAGTTCTCAAAATCAGACAGATGTGTAGGTCATTCTACCAGCGTGACATCTCTGGTAACTGGTCGATGCTTGCTCGAACAATCAATGTCGATGGGCAGGAACACCCTTTCGGATCGCATGCAGCGCCCGCTCGGCCAGCACACGGGTCTTGCCCGTGCCGACCGGCGCCAGCACCAGCAGTGCACCGTCAAGGGTATCGATGATGCGTTGTTGCTTTGGATTGGGTGTGGGAAGAGTCATGGTCAACCGTTCATTTCAGGGTTGTCCGGCCGGCTCTCAGGCTGGCATGCCAGCAAACACCGTTGCCACCCGTAGATAG
Proteins encoded in this region:
- a CDS encoding UvrD-helicase domain-containing protein, whose translation is MTLPTPNPKQQRIIDTLDGALLVLAPVGTGKTRVLAERALHAIRKGVPAHRH